The genomic region CCTGAACGCCATCCTGGCCCGCGGCGCCTCGCTCACCATCGTCGAGGTCGCGCCGCGGATCCTGCCGCGCATGGTGGACCCGGCCTGCGCCCGAATCGTCGCCGGCTGGCTCGAGCGCCACGGCGTGACGCTGCGAGTCGGCGCGACGATGACGAAGATCGAGGAATGGAAGGGCAAGCGGAAGCTCTCCTTTAAGAAGGGCGAGCCGATCTTCGCCGACGTCGTCATCATGGCGACCGGCATCAGGACCAACCTCGAGTGGCTCGAGGGCTCGGGCATCGAGGTCTCGGCCGAGCCCGGCGGCGGCATCCTCGTGGATGACCATCTGCGCTCGAGCGTCAAGAGCGTGTACGCGGCTGGGGACGTCGCGCGCGGACCGAACCTGCTCACGGGCACCCTCGAGGTCCACGCGATCGAGCCGACCGCCCAGGAGCATGGACGCGTGGTCGGCGCCAACATGGCAGGCCGCGACCTCGCGTACCGCGGCAGCCTCATCATGAACATCGTCGAGGTGTGCCACCTCGACGTCGCCTCCTTCGGCCAGTGGGACGATCCGAAGGCCGACGTCTTCACGGCGACGCAGGCCGACCGCTCGCAGTACCGCAAGCTCCTCTTCCGCGGCGGCAAGCTCAACGGCGCCATGATCTGCGGCCCTGCGGCCGAAATCTGGGCCACGAACGACGTCGGGATGCTCAAGGGCCTCGTCTACTCGGGCGCGGACCTCTCCCGCTGGAAAGTGCACCTGAAGAAAAACCCCTTCGACATCAAGCCCGCCTACCTCGCGACCCACACGGCCGGGAAGCTTCTGCCGCAGACGGTCCTCGGGCGGGCCTCCCAATCACCCCAGCTTCCCCACTCGGTGATGGTCCAATGAGCCCGACAGCGACGGCAAGTCGTCCAGCCAAGAAACC from Candidatus Methylomirabilota bacterium harbors:
- a CDS encoding FAD-dependent oxidoreductase translates to MAPRHLIIGGGTAGLNAIRTIREEDGGASEITLVSAERPYSRMVLPYYLGATIAESHVYTATPASLAAWKVKATLGRRAKSLDTAARKLTLDDGSAVEYDDCLIATGSRAARPPIPGAEGPGVHSFWTLDEARAVIAGVQPGTKVVMVGAGFISFTILNAILARGASLTIVEVAPRILPRMVDPACARIVAGWLERHGVTLRVGATMTKIEEWKGKRKLSFKKGEPIFADVVIMATGIRTNLEWLEGSGIEVSAEPGGGILVDDHLRSSVKSVYAAGDVARGPNLLTGTLEVHAIEPTAQEHGRVVGANMAGRDLAYRGSLIMNIVEVCHLDVASFGQWDDPKADVFTATQADRSQYRKLLFRGGKLNGAMICGPAAEIWATNDVGMLKGLVYSGADLSRWKVHLKKNPFDIKPAYLATHTAGKLLPQTVLGRASQSPQLPHSVMVQ